A genomic window from Chrysoperla carnea chromosome 3, inChrCarn1.1, whole genome shotgun sequence includes:
- the LOC123296971 gene encoding aromatic-L-amino-acid decarboxylase-like, giving the protein MDSQEFRIRGKEMIEYICDYLDTISTRRVTPSVEPGYLRDLIPDEAPQDPEDWENIMTDVETKIMPGVTHWQHPRFHAYFPAGNSYPSILGDMLGDAIGCIGFSWAASPACTELETIVLDWLGKAIGLPNHFLALCEGSRGGGVIQTSASECVLVTMLAARAQAIKRLKQQHPFVEEGLLLSKLMAYCSKEAHSCVEKAAMICFVKLRILEPDEKGSLRSSTLSKAMEEDESMGLVPFFVSTTLGTTSCCSFDNLVEIGPVCQRFPCIWLHVDGAYAGNAFICPELKPMLAGIEYADSFNTNPNKWLLVNFDCSTLWVRDRIRLTSALVVDPLYLQHGYSDAAIDYRHWGVPLSRRFRSLKLWFVMRSYGISGLQNYIRHHIKLAKQFEALVLKDKRFEVCNEVKLGLVCFRLHGSDKLNEKLLSNINASGKIHMVPASVRDKYVIRFCAVAQHATSEDIDHAWEVITEFATELLEQAAEKEQELADDVFDIVERKRKHTLAQKRSFFVRMVSDPKIYNPTIIKTANRRHLTDTVGTPGDNINNAVTIQPPANSSWISWPLAFLFQGMQDDGSAPLRFRHLDTKVRLRAESRRGSRNDLSPAVSPERETSSSKTSPGKSPVFPRKENNHVNNNHSPEKTSPPEKSSSTSSKCNS; this is encoded by the exons aTGGATAGTCAAGAATTTCGTATACGAGGAAAAGAAATGATTGAATATATATGTGATTATTTGGATACAATAAGTACACGCCGTGTTACTCCGTCCGTTGAACCAGGTTATTTACGTGATTTAATACCAGATGAAGCACCTCAAGATCCAGAAGATTGGGAAAATATAATGACTGatgttgaaacaaaaattatgccAGGTGTTACACATTGGCAACATCCCCGTTTTCATGCATACTTTCCCGCGGGTAATTCATATCCGTCAATATTAGGAGATATGTTAGGTGATGCAATCGGATGTATTGGATTTTCTtgg gctGCCAGTCCAGCGTGTACTGAATTAGAGACAATTGTTTTGGATTGGTTAGGTAAAGCTATTGGTTTACCAAATCATTTTTTAGCACTCTGTGAAGGCAGTCGTGGTGGAGGTGTCATTCag acttCTGCAAGTGAATGCGTACTAGTGACAATGTTAGCCGCACGAGCACAAGCTATAAAACGACTAAAGCAACAACATCCTTTCGTTGAAGAAGGattattgttatcaaaattaatggcATATTGTTCCAAAGAAGCACATTCATGCGTCGAAAAAGCAGCAATgatatgttttgtaaaattaaggATTCTGGAACCTGACGAAAAAGGGAGTTTACGAAGTTCTACGTTAagcaaa gcaATGGAAGAAGATGAATCAATGGGCTTAGTACCATTTTTTGTGTCGACAACCTTAGGCACCACTTCATGTTGTTCCTTTGATAATCTTGTGGAAATTGGCCCGGTATGCCAACGCTTTCCATGTATTTGGTTGCATGTAGATGGCGCATATGCTGGTAATGCATTCATATGTCCGGAATTAAAGCCAATGTTGGCAGGAATCGAATATGCCGATTCGTTTAATACAAACCCAAATAAATGGTTGCTGGTGAATTTTGATTGTTCCACATTGTGGGTACGTGATCGAATACGTTTAACATCAGCACTTGTTGTTGATCCATTATATTTACAACATGGCTATTCTGATGCTGCAATTGATTATCGGCATTGGGGTGTACCATTAAGCAGACGATTTCGATCACTTAAATTATGGTTTGTAATGCGAAGTTATGGGATATCAGGGTTACAGAATTACATTCGACATCATATTAAATTAGCTAAACAATTTGAAGCGCTTGTGTTAAAAGATAAGCGATTTGAAGTATGCAATGAAGTTAag TTAGGTTTAGTGTGTTTTCGTTTACATGGATCTGATAAATTGaacgaaaaattattaagtaacaTTAATGCGTCCGGAAAAATTCATATGGTACCAGCTTCGGTTCGAGATAAATATGTTATACGATTTTGTGCTGTGGCACAACATGCTACCAGCGAAGATATTG atCACGCCTGGGAGGTGATAACTGAATTCGCAACAGAACTTCTTGAACAAGCAGCTGAAAAAGAAcag GAATTAGCTGATGATGTATTTGACATTGTTGAACGTAAACGTAAACATACATTAGCACAAAAACGTTCATTCTTTGTACGTATGGTCAGCGATCCAAAAATATACAATCCAACAATAATTAAGACAGCAAATCGACGTCATTTAACTGATACTGTTGGTACACCCGGAGACAATATAAATAATGCTGTTACCATTCAACCACCCGC AAATTCATCGTGGATAAGTTGGCCTTTAGCTTTTCTATTCCAAGGAATGCAAGATGACGGATCAGCCCCGCTTAG ATTTCGTCATTTGGATACAAAAGTCAGATTGAGAGCTGAAAGTCGACGAGGTAGTCGAAATGATTTATCACCAGCAGTATCACCAGAACGTGAGACTAGTAGTAGTAAAACATCGCCAGGTAAATCGCCAGTTTTTCCACGAAAAGAGAATAATCATGTGAATAATAATCATTCACCCGAAAAAACATCACCACCGGAAAAATCATCATCGACATCATCTAAatgtaattcataa